The following are from one region of the Paenibacillus sp. JZ16 genome:
- a CDS encoding sensor histidine kinase produces the protein MQKWYQIFHKSTGLSPYVWVVFYILPFYFIFRSTSTYQVVFGTLMILMFFAFYVLSFLAKGWLVYFWTSLQILISITMSLVFGYIYFSLFLAFFIGNIKNKAGFITLYSIHLVTTIITVNYGLLTRNPFFITQLPFVLVSVVGVILLPVTNYNRNKNDQLQGQLEDANKRISELVKLEERQRIARDLHDTLGQKLSLIGLKSDLAGKLMTQDTERAQAEINDVRQTARTALKEVREMVTRMRGTRLTDEIFRIQQILKAAQIELTFEGTLEPENLSLMNENVISMCLKEAVNNIVKHSNATACSIVIESTETDLIARVKDNGTGFVTDARNRGNGLRGMRERLEFVNGSMEFTSGEGTTLVLRVPNVLRMPDKEAGI, from the coding sequence GAAATGGTATCAGATATTTCATAAAAGTACGGGGCTGAGCCCTTATGTATGGGTCGTCTTCTATATCCTTCCGTTCTATTTCATCTTCCGGTCGACTTCTACCTATCAGGTCGTATTCGGTACGCTGATGATCCTGATGTTCTTTGCTTTCTACGTGCTTTCATTTCTGGCCAAAGGCTGGCTCGTCTACTTCTGGACGAGTCTGCAAATTCTGATATCGATTACGATGTCATTGGTATTCGGGTATATCTATTTCTCGTTGTTCCTCGCATTTTTTATCGGGAACATCAAGAACAAGGCCGGGTTTATCACGCTGTATTCGATCCATCTGGTCACGACCATCATTACGGTCAATTATGGATTGTTAACGCGGAATCCGTTCTTTATCACACAGCTGCCATTTGTGCTTGTCAGTGTAGTCGGGGTGATTCTGCTGCCCGTGACGAACTATAACCGGAATAAGAATGATCAGCTGCAGGGTCAGCTGGAGGATGCCAACAAACGGATTTCGGAACTGGTGAAGCTGGAGGAGCGTCAGCGGATTGCCCGCGATTTGCATGATACGCTCGGACAGAAGCTGTCTCTCATTGGCCTCAAAAGTGATTTGGCCGGTAAATTGATGACGCAGGATACGGAGAGAGCCCAGGCCGAGATCAACGATGTACGCCAGACGGCCAGAACGGCACTCAAGGAAGTGCGCGAGATGGTGACACGGATGCGGGGGACCCGGCTTACGGATGAAATTTTCCGCATTCAGCAAATTCTAAAGGCTGCCCAGATTGAATTAACCTTTGAGGGAACGCTGGAGCCGGAAAATCTGTCGTTAATGAATGAAAATGTGATCAGCATGTGCCTGAAAGAGGCCGTGAATAACATAGTGAAACATAGCAATGCCACGGCTTGCTCCATTGTGATCGAATCCACGGAAACGGATCTGATTGCGAGGGTGAAGGACAATGGAACAGGGTTCGTGACCGATGCGAGAAACCGCGGCAATGGACTGCGGGGAATGAGAGAACGGCTTGAATTCGTAAACGGAAGCATGGAGTTCACTTCCGGCGAGGGGACTACGCTGGTCCTACGTGTACCTAATGTGCTCAGAATGCCGGATAAGGAGGCGGGAATATGA
- a CDS encoding response regulator transcription factor, producing MIRIVIAEDQRLLLGALASLLDLEEDMQVVGTAGNGKDAVQLVKLHKPDICIMDIEMPMMNGLEAAEELKGSGCKVMILTTFARPGYFERAVKAGANAYLLKDSPSEELAASIRSIMAGRRIYASELVDEAYSGEENPLTEREKEVLGLIADGKNTKEIANQLFITTGTVRNYISVILDKLGVSNRIEAITRFKEKGWFK from the coding sequence ATGATCCGAATTGTCATAGCCGAAGATCAGCGATTGCTGCTTGGAGCCCTGGCCTCACTGCTTGATCTGGAAGAAGATATGCAGGTGGTCGGGACGGCAGGTAATGGGAAGGATGCCGTACAGCTTGTCAAACTTCATAAACCGGATATCTGCATCATGGATATTGAGATGCCGATGATGAACGGACTTGAAGCGGCTGAAGAACTAAAGGGCTCTGGCTGCAAGGTGATGATCTTGACAACCTTCGCCCGGCCGGGGTATTTTGAGCGTGCCGTGAAGGCCGGCGCCAACGCCTACCTCCTGAAGGACAGCCCGAGTGAGGAACTGGCGGCATCCATTCGGAGCATTATGGCCGGCAGACGAATATACGCCTCCGAGCTGGTGGATGAAGCGTATTCCGGCGAAGAGAATCCGCTGACGGAGCGGGAAAAGGAAGTGCTGGGCCTGATTGCGGACGGCAAGAACACGAAGGAAATTGCCAATCAGCTGTTTATTACAACGGGCACCGTCCGGAATTATATTTCCGTTATTCTTGATAAGCTTGGTGTCAGTAACCGGATCGAAGCGATTACGCGTTTTAAAGAAAAAGGTTGGTTTAAATAA